A region from the Drosophila ananassae strain 14024-0371.13 chromosome 2L, ASM1763931v2, whole genome shotgun sequence genome encodes:
- the LOC6499954 gene encoding low choriolytic enzyme, translating into MFLQLVGLLFLVVLGAGSAAAEGIESYENYYNGIHVDDDDAEAKTRNALQSPFQRWPGNKVYYRISTDYSEQEVANVRKALSSFGEHTCMQFKEVQRFAPWGKRYVYFKKSPNECGTLVGYQPLSFGPHDVVLTERCLKMPGVIQHEALHLLGLFHEQSRPDRDEYVQIDFDNIPEKYWWQFKTMDDTTTYNLPYDYDSVMHYSKNAFAKDPSKPTIRALVGGKAVERDMGQRRGPSEGDWTKIRIMYKC; encoded by the coding sequence ATGTTCCTTCAGCTGGTGGGTCTTCTATTTCTGGTGGTTTTGGGAGCTGGCTCTGCGGCCGCCGAGGGCATCGAGTCCTACGAGAACTACTACAACGGAATCCACGTGGATGACGACGACGCAGAAGCCAAGACCCGGAATGCCCTGCAATCGCCTTTCCAGCGATGGCCGGGTAATAAGGTATACTACAGGATATCCACGGACTACAGCGAGCAGGAAGTGGCCAATGTCCGGAAAGCCTTGTCAAGTTTCGGAGAGCATACCTGTATGCAGTTCAAAGAAGTCCAGCGCTTTGCTCCGTGGGGAAAACGGTATGTGTACTTTAAGAAGTCGCCGAACGAGTGTGGCACCCTGGTAGGCTACCAACCGCTGTCCTTCGGGCCTCACGATGTCGTGCTCACTGAGCGATGCCTAAAAATGCCGGGGGTGATCCAGCACGAAGCCCTCCATCTGCTGGGCCTCTTCCACGAGCAAAGCCGTCCCGATCGCGATGAGTACGTTCAGATTGACTTCGACAACATTCCCGAGAAGTACTGGTGGCAGTTCAAGACCATGGATGACACCACTACTTACAACCTGCCCTATGACTACGACAGCGTGATGCACTATTCGAAAAATGCCTTCGCCAAGGATCCCTCGAAGCCCACGATCCGCGCCTTGGTGGGGGGCAAGGCGGTGGAAAGGGACATGGGCCAGAGGCGAGGACCCTCAGAAGGCGATTGGACCAAGATTCGTATTATGTACAAGTGTTAG
- the LOC6499953 gene encoding low choriolytic enzyme, producing the protein MFLQLVGLLFLVVLGGGSAVSEGIESYENYYNEIHVDDDEAEAKTRNALTSPLQRWPGNKIYYRISTDYSEQEVANVRTAMSSFGEQTCVQFEEVEGSAPGGKRYVYFKKSPNMCGTRVGYQPLSFGPHDVLLNERCLTMPAVIQHETLHLLGLFHEQSRPDRDEYVQIDYDNIPRKYWSQFMTMDQTTTYNVPYDYESVMHYAKNAFAKDPSKPTIRALVEGKAVERDMGQVRGPSEGDWTKIRIMYKC; encoded by the coding sequence TTCTGGTGGTTTTGGGTGGTGGCTCTGCGGTCTCCGAGGGCATCGAGTCCTACGAGAACTACTACAACGAAATCCACGTGGACGACGACGAAGCGGAAGCCAAGACCCGCAATGCCCTGACATCTCCTCTCCAGCGGTGGCCGGGCAACAAGATATACTACAGGATATCCACGGACTACAGCGAGCAGGAAGTGGCCAATGTCCGGACTGCCATGTCCAGTTTCGGAGAACAAACCTGTGTGCAGTTCGAAGAAGTCGAGGGCTCTGCTCCGGGGGGCAAACGGTATGTGTACTTCAAGAAGTCTCCCAACATGTGTGGCACCCGGGTAGGCTACCAGCCACTGTCCTTCGGGCCCCACGATGTCCTGCTCAATGAACGATGCCTAACCATGCCGGCGGTGATCCAGCACGAAACCCTCCATCTGCTGGGACTCTTCCACGAGCAAAGCCGTCCCGATCGCGATGAGTATGTTCAGATTGACTACGACAACATTCCCAGGAAGTACTGGTCTCAGTTCATGACCATGGATCAGACCACCACTTACAACGTGCCCTATGACTACGAGAGCGTTATGCACTACGCGAAAAATGCCTTCGCCAAGGATCCGTCAAAGCCCACGATCCGCGCCCTGGTGGAGGGCAAGGCGGTGGAAAGGGACATGGGCCAGGTGCGAGGACCCTCAGAAGGCGATTGGACCAAGATTCGTATTATGTACAAGTGTTAG